AGGTCCCCATAAAATTCAAGGAATAGGTGCAGGTTTTGTTCCAAAGATTTTAAACACAGATGTTATTGATGAAATCTATCAAGTCAAACAGGAAGAAGCCTTTGAAGCTACAAGAACCCTTGCAAATACGGAAGGGTTGTTAGTAGGTATATCATCTGGTGCAGCAGCTTATGCAGCTACAGAAATAGCTAAACGACCAGAAAATAAAGGTAAAACAATTGTTGTTTTACTTCCTGATACAGGGGAAAGATATTTATCAACCGCTTTGTTCCAATCAAATGACAATAATTAAGACTATGCAACAGAAAAATGAGGGGAACCCCCCTCATTTTATGGTAGAATATTAATATTATAAAATTGTAATATATAAGGGGAATGAATGATGCTACAACAAAAATTTCAGAATCTAAAGGAATACATAAAAGATTTAGGAAGCTTAGCTATTGCCTATTCTGGTGGTGTGGATAGCACTTTTTTAATTAAGGTTGCCTATGATGTTTTAGGGGAGAAGGCAGTTGCTGTAACCGCTCGATCTTCTACTTATCCAGAAAGGGAATTTCGAGAGGCAGTGGACTATATCAAAACTATTGGTGCAAAGCACATAGTTATTGAATCAGAGGAACTGGATATTGAGGGGTTTTCCACTAATCCAGTTAATAGATGCTATTACTGCAAAAAAGAATTATTCCAAAAAGTACAGGAAGTAGCAAAGAAGTTAAACATTGAGTTTGTAGCTGATGGTAGTAATCAGGACGATTTAAAGGACTACAGACCAGGGATGGAGGCTGCTAAAGAATTAAAGGTAGTAAGTCCTCTAAAGCATGTAGAGCTAACTAAGGAGGACATACGAAATCTTTCAAAGGATTTGGATCTTCCAACATGGGATAAACCTGCATTTGCCTGTTTATCCTCAAGGTTTCCCTATGGTCATGAAATCACAATAGAGAAGCTATCCATGGTAGATAGGGCAGAAAACTTCCTTATGGATTTAGGATTTCGACAGCTAAGAGTTCGACATCATGGAGAATTGGCTAGAATAGAAATAGGTGAAAAGGAATTTCAAAAGTTTTTACAGCCCTCATTAGTAAAAAAGATAGCTAAAGAGCTAAAAGCTATAGGCTTTACCTATGTATGCTTTGATATGGAGGGTTATCGTACTGGGAGCATGAATGAAACACTGTAAGTCCTACTATAAAGTAAGTAGGATTGAGGTTGTTAAAAACTATATAGATAATAAGTGTAAAACTTTTTCAACAATAAGGACCGTACTATGAACAGTACGGTCCTTATTGTATACATTTCCTTGAATTTTATTACTGATTGTATTTTTTATATTCAGCAGGTCATACTAAATGGAAATACAAGTAAATTTTTAAAGAGATGAAAAATAGATATATTTTTATATAAAAGGGTCTGAATGATAGGAGGGAGAAGGGATTTGAACACAAATATTATAATAAGATTCTTTGTATTAATAGTACTGCTGTGTTTTTCTGCTTTTTTTTCCGCATCAGAAACTGCATTGATGGCACTAGGAAAAATAAGGGTTAGACATATGGTGGAAGAAAAAATAAAGGGAGCTATTTTGGTAGAAAAGTTAACACAAAATCCAAACAAACTACTGGGATCTATACTAGTAGCTAATAATGCTATAAACATAGGAGCATCTGCATTAGCCACTTCTCTAGCATTAGAATTTTATCCTAATAATGGTGTGGCGGTGGCCACCATTACTATGACCATATTGGTATTAATCTTTGGAGAAATAACGCCAAAATCTTTAGCAGCTAGAAACTCAGAACAAGTATCCCTAAAGGTTGGGAAAACCATCTCTTTTACTGTATCCTTATTGAATCCTATCGTTGTCATCTTAATTAAAATAACCAATAACCTTATAAAGATGTTGGGGGGGAAAATAGAACAACAACAACCTATAATTACAGAAGAAGAATTGATGACCATTGTAAATGTTAGTCATGAAGAAGGAGTTTTAGAAGGCAACGAAAGGGAAATGATTCATAATGTAGTTGCCTTTGGAGATTTGCAAATTAAGGATGTGATGGTTCCAAGAACAGATATGATAGCATTAAATATAGATTTGAGCTATGAAGAAATAATGGGTGTTGTTAAAGATGAACAATATTCACGATATCCTATTTATAGTCAGGATATTGATAATATCATTGGAATTTTAAATGTAAAGGATTTAATTTTTTTAGATAGTGAAATAAAGGATTTTGATATTAAAAAATATATACGTGAGCCTTACTTTACCTTCGAATTCAATAGAATAACTAAGGTGTTTCAAGAAATGAAAAAAAACAGAACCCACATAGCTATTGTATTAGATGAATATGGTGGCACAGTAGGTATTATAACAATAGAAGACTTGATTGAAGAAATTGTGGGAGATATTCAGGATGAGTATGATGAAATAGAAAATGAAATAGAGATAATTACTGATAAGGAATATATTATTAATGGTAGTGTTAAGCTCTATTTAATTAATCATACGATTGGCGTGAAGATAAAGTCGGATGATTTTGATTCCATAGGGGGATTTATCATTGAACAATTAGGAAAGATTCCACAAATCGGTGATGAAGTGAAGTATAACAACATGAAATTCATTGTTGAAGATGTATATAAAAATAGAGTACAGAAGGTTAAAATGATTAAAAACGATTGAAGGCCTCAGGGGTTTAATAACCCCTGTAATAGCCTACCAAAACAAAACATACAACTCATTTTAAAATTTATAAAGCCTAAATAAAACAATCCCCACAATTATTTAAAATAGATATTCAATAAATTGACTATATAAAGAAAATGAATAATTATTTAGATCAAAAACATTGCAAGGATTGTTGTAACAGCTAAGCCTATCATAACAGGAATTAGATTTCTTCTAGCCAGTTCCATAGGAGAAACCTCACAAATAGCGGCAACTGCTATAAGTCCTGACCAAGGTATAACGGTACCTCCACCTATCCAAATAGCACTAATCTGACCTAAGGCACCAATGGTAGCAATGCTACCATTAACAGCAGTTCCAAATACTCTAGCCAAAGAACCCGATAAAGCAATGCCTGAAAAACCAGACCCATCTAATCCTGTTATCCCTCCGATGATGGCCTCCATAATTGCTGCTGCAGGTTTATTCATAGTGACAATGTTAGCCATTTGACTACCAAGATCCGCCAAAATTCCTTGAGAAGCTTCGGGTAACACCCCTTCACCCATTACCTTAGCAAAGGCTCCCATATCTCCCATAAAGAAAAATGCGGCAATGGGAATAATTGGGCCAAAGATTTTCATACCAAAAATAAAGCCTTCTCGAATAAACTTCGTAATTTCGCTTAAGGCGTTTTGCTTATATTCAACAAAAGATAAGACAATTAAGACCAAAGTAGCGGTACCACCTATAAGGGCAGTGGCTCCTCCACCTCGAAGACCTAAAGAAAACATAGCTACAATATTTAATAAGAAAGCTGCTGGTACCAAAACAGCTGCTATTTTAGCAGATGTTTTAAATTCCTTTAAACTTTTTTCAACCCTAGGACTGATATCCTTTGGTGATGGTAGGTTACCATTTTTCATATCCCGTTTTAGCATAATAAAAGCAACAGTAATAGTCACAACCGCCATGACTAAATATAAAGGACCAGCTTGAAACATTACATCGTTAATGTCTACTCCAGCTGAATTGGCGGTTAATGCTGGAGCACCTTGGATAATAAAGTCGCTGGATAAGGCTACTCCATGGCCAAAAAGGTTGATAGCCACAGCAGCACCCATGGCAGGTAAACCAACCTTGTAGGCAATAGGTAGCAATACTGCACCAATTAAGGGTGTGGCAGGTGAGGGCCAGAAAAACCATGAAACCACAAACATGATGATACCGATAAACCAAAAAGCCTGGTTGGGTGTTTTAATAAACCTTGTTATAGGCCTCACCATAAGTTCTGTAGCATGGAGTTTTTCCAATAACTTTGACATGGCCACAATAACAGAAATAACCATAATGATATTAAGCAGAGTGTTGGCAGAAACCATTAAAGATTGAAAAATTGATCCTGTAGAGCCGACAATACCCTTTTGAGAAGCTAAACCTATTAAAAATACACCCAAGACACAAGGTATTACAATATCTTTTCGTAGCATTAAAATCCCTAATATAACTAGAACCATAGCAACATAAATCCAATGAACTAAAGTTAGTTCCACCATATATAACCCCTCCTTCTTTTA
This Natronincola ferrireducens DNA region includes the following protein-coding sequences:
- a CDS encoding HlyC/CorC family transporter, which translates into the protein MNTNIIIRFFVLIVLLCFSAFFSASETALMALGKIRVRHMVEEKIKGAILVEKLTQNPNKLLGSILVANNAINIGASALATSLALEFYPNNGVAVATITMTILVLIFGEITPKSLAARNSEQVSLKVGKTISFTVSLLNPIVVILIKITNNLIKMLGGKIEQQQPIITEEELMTIVNVSHEEGVLEGNEREMIHNVVAFGDLQIKDVMVPRTDMIALNIDLSYEEIMGVVKDEQYSRYPIYSQDIDNIIGILNVKDLIFLDSEIKDFDIKKYIREPYFTFEFNRITKVFQEMKKNRTHIAIVLDEYGGTVGIITIEDLIEEIVGDIQDEYDEIENEIEIITDKEYIINGSVKLYLINHTIGVKIKSDDFDSIGGFIIEQLGKIPQIGDEVKYNNMKFIVEDVYKNRVQKVKMIKND
- the larE gene encoding ATP-dependent sacrificial sulfur transferase LarE — translated: MLQQKFQNLKEYIKDLGSLAIAYSGGVDSTFLIKVAYDVLGEKAVAVTARSSTYPEREFREAVDYIKTIGAKHIVIESEELDIEGFSTNPVNRCYYCKKELFQKVQEVAKKLNIEFVADGSNQDDLKDYRPGMEAAKELKVVSPLKHVELTKEDIRNLSKDLDLPTWDKPAFACLSSRFPYGHEITIEKLSMVDRAENFLMDLGFRQLRVRHHGELARIEIGEKEFQKFLQPSLVKKIAKELKAIGFTYVCFDMEGYRTGSMNETL